One Vespa crabro chromosome 1, iyVesCrab1.2, whole genome shotgun sequence genomic region harbors:
- the LOC124429293 gene encoding glutathione synthetase-like isoform X5, producing the protein MSDDKISCIDIPFLLPSVKKEQQDLVEKAIDWALMHGMCMRSKTNFNRNMLQFAPFVLLPSPFPRKEFKNACGIQTILNVLIHKVAHDYNFLKETLQETIKVDNFTKKLFDIYETVYNEGFTQKISLGLLRSDLMLDTSCAEENECKKHIPYCCWKQVEINTIASGFGWLGPISTQLHRFVLQELGYKDQLSNLPENNTLEELCAAMIEAWKLYGNSQAIILFIVEDVSYNICDQRFHEFEIRKQNPNIKVIRRTLTDMITISKLGTNKELIVEDYIVSVVYYRCGYEPGQYHTEKEWDIRLLIERSSAIKCPSIQYHLSGTKKVQQALAKPGIVARFLKDEKNVTNIKEIFTGLYALDFDEHGDIAIEMGIQNPEQFVLKPQREGGCNNVYGTDIRKFLLYIKDKQERAAWILMDKIIPPIHLNYMIRPESHNYLEPKELVSELGIFGVIIADDKNIYVNKKAGHMLRTKLAIANEGGVATGLGACDSPLLID; encoded by the exons ATGAGTGATGATAAAATATCATGCATAGATATTCCGTTTTTGTTACCTTCTGTGAAAAAGGAACAGCAAGACTTGGTAGAGAAAGCAATTGATTGGGCACTTATGCATGGAATGTGTATGAGatcaaaaacaaattttaatagaaatatgttACAGTTTGCACCATTTGTTCTTTTACCATCGCCGTTTCctagaaaagaatttaaaaatgcTTGTGGTATTCAAACTATATTAAATGTTCTTATACATAAAGTAGCAcacgattataattttttaaaagaaactttACAAGAAACAATAAAGGTTGATAATTTTACTAAAAaactttttgatatatatgaaACTGTCTATAATGAAGGATTTACACAGAAAATTTCTTTGGGTTTACTTCGATCAGATTTAATGTTAGATACTAGTTGTgcagaagaaaatgaatgtaAGAAACATATACCTTATTGTTGTTGGAAGCAAGTTGAGATAAATACAATTGCTTCTGGATTTGGATGGTTAGGTCCAATATCCACGCAGTTACACAGATTTGTATTACAAGAACTTGGATATAAAGATCAGTTAAGTAATCTTCctgaaaataatacattagaaGAGTTATGCGCAGCTATGATTGAAGCATGGAAGTTATATGGAAATTCACA agctattattttatttatagttgAAGATGtttcttataatatttgtgATCAACGTTTTCATGAATTTGAAATAAGAAAGCAAAATcctaatataaaagtaattcgCCGTACTCTGACTGATATGATTACTATTTCCAAATTGGGGACTAATAAGGAATTAATAGTGGAAGATTATATTGTATCGGTAGTTTACTATAGATGTGGTTATGAACCTGGGCAATACCATACAGAAAAAGAATGGGATATTAgattattaatagaaagatCTTCAGCAATTAAGTGTCCATCTATACAATATCATTTATCAGGAACTAAAAAAGTTCAACAAGCTCTTGCAAAACCTGGAATTGTTGcaagatttttaaaagatgaaaaaaatgtaacaaatattaaagaaatattcactg GTTTGTATGCTCTTGATTTTGATGAACATGGAGATATAGCTATAGAAATGGGTATTCAAAATCCTGAACAATTCGTATTAAAACCACAAAGAGAAGGTGGATGTAACAACGTGTATGGAACAGATATAAGAaagttcttgttatatattaaagataaacaaGAACGTGCAGCTTGGATTCTTATGGATAAAATTATTCCACcaattcatttaaattatatgattAGACCAGAAAGCCATAATTATTTAGAGCCAAAAGAATTAGTTTCAGAACTGGGAATTTTTGGTGTTATTATCgctgatgataaaaatatatatgttaataaaaaggCTGGTCATATGTTAAGAACAAAGTTAGCTATTGCCAATGAAGGTGGAGTAGCAACTGGTTTAGGTGCATGTGACAGTCCTTTGTTAATAGATTAG